A window of Rattus norvegicus strain BN/NHsdMcwi chromosome 14, GRCr8, whole genome shotgun sequence contains these coding sequences:
- the Ppia gene encoding peptidyl-prolyl cis-trans isomerase A, translating to MVNPTVFFDITADGEPLGRVCFELFADKVPKTAENFRALSTGEKGFGYKGSSFHRIIPGFMCQGGDFTRHNGTGGKSIYGEKFEDENFILKHTGPGILSMANAGPNTNGSQFFICTAKTEWLDGKHVVFGKVKEGMSIVEAMERFGSRNGKTSKKITISDCGQL from the exons ATGGTCAACCCCACCGTGTTCTTCGACATCACGGCTGATGGCGAGCCCTTGGGTCGCGTCTGCTTCGAG CTGTTTGCAGACAAAGTTCCAAAGACAGCAG aaaACTTTCGTGCTCTGAGCACTGGGGAGAAAGGATTTGGCTATAAGGGTTCCTCCTTTCACAGAATTATTCCAGGATTCATGTGCCAG GGTGGTGACTTCACACGCCATAATGGCACTGGTGGCAAGTCCATCTACGGAGAGAAATTTGAGGATGAGAACTTCATCCTGAAGCATACAGGTCCTGGCATCTTGTCCATGGCAAATGCTGGACCAAACACAAATGGTTCCCAGTTTTTTATCTGCACTGCCAAGACTGAGTG GCTGGATGGCAAGCATGTGGTCTTTGGGAAGGTGAAAGAAGGCATGAGCATTGTGGAAGCCATGGAGCGTTTTGGGTCCAGGAATGGCAAGACCAGCAAGAAGATCACCATCTCCGACTGTGGACAACTCTAA
- the Ppia gene encoding peptidyl-prolyl cis-trans isomerase A isoform X1, which yields MASPWVASASRSGGQGCSREGSWERWRGRLPRSRADPPEERARAAAPFPDEGPFWEAGEARGGWAGGGQSRAGRGRWGEGAAPARLGLPAGARGCVLWGPARPGARAPRLSHLGAVGPRPVKLRRCSPAGLFPTTFPEPLPFNRGWVGTLPKVQGRRFGEAAVCRQSSKDSRKLSCSEHWGERIWL from the exons ATGGCGAGCCCTTGGGTCGCGTCTGCTTCGAGGTCGGGTGGGCAGGGATGCTCCAGGGAGGGGTCCTGGGAGCGGTGGAGGGGGAGGCTCCCTCGGTCGCGGGCCGACCCTCCGGAGGAGCGAGCGCGGGCGGCGGCGCCATTTCCTGACGAGGGGCCATTTTGGGAGGCCGGCGAGGCGCGGGGAGGCTGGGCGGGCGGCGGACAAAGCCGGGCGGGGCGCGGccgttggggggagggggctgcccCCGCCCGCCTCGGCCTACCCGCAGGCGCACGTGGCTGCGTCCTGTGGGGCCCTGCGAGGCCGGGCGCACGTGCTCCGCGCCTCTCCCATCTCGGAGCCGTTGGGCCCCGCCCTGTTAAGCTGCGGCGCTGCAGCCCTGCGGGCCTCTTCCCCACTACCTTCCCCGAGCCGCTGCCTTTTAATCGGGGCTGGGTAGGAACTCTGCCTAAGGTCCAAGGACGAAGGTTCGGTGAAGCCG CTGTTTGCAGACAAAGTTCCAAAGACAGCAG aaaACTTTCGTGCTCTGAGCACTGGGGAGAAAGGATTTGGCTATAA